One genomic window of Salvia miltiorrhiza cultivar Shanhuang (shh) chromosome 4, IMPLAD_Smil_shh, whole genome shotgun sequence includes the following:
- the LOC131021818 gene encoding uncharacterized protein LOC131021818 yields MAPLQHSVSNKVLLLYLILLLFITSSLISAQPRRFLSEDDQDFPLIKKKSNSTTKNQTKLIKPTTTSTSSSSKNQTKLIKPTSLSSKVITKLPFDSTKNKTKLIKATSSSIKKLNSTSNSTLSTKKTSDPNKPASPKENTTQSKSLIEKSVLATKSNSKSLKKPSWIDQEDDDDDLVSDFRELPSKFQESIVPDLEKISQTSRIYLTKYNKEFTRGFKPYVGNKYASKIASLVSFTFIIIPLILVSLMFSRIKAYFSIQKLLIFIQSYLSIYFTILALSSLASGLEPLRFFYSTSHSTYVCVQVLQTLAYVLYLLLLLMYLILVFSTETGPVTKLLGLAQTFVGFAVGLHYYMTVFHRAVMHQPPKTSWKAHALYATCFFLICLLARGDRQKKAYLEEGGDEGKKS; encoded by the coding sequence ATGGCTCCACTCCAACACTCTGTTTCCAACAAGGTACTCTTGCTCTATCTAATCTTGCTCCTTTTCATCACTTCTTCACTCATTTCGGCCCAACCACGAAGATTCCTGTCTGAAGATGATCAAGATTTCCCGCTCATCAAGAAGAAATCCAATTCCACCACCAAAAACCAAACTAAACTCATCAAACCTACCACTACTTcaacttcttcttcatccaaGAACCAAACCAAACTCATTAAACCTACGTCACTCTCATCCAAAGTGATCACCAAACTCCCATTTGATTCAACCAAGAACAAAaccaaactcatcaaagctacCTCATCATCCATCAAGAAACTCAACTCCACCTCAAATTCGACGCTTTCAACCAAGAAAACCTCAGATCCAAACAAACCGGCATCCCCAAAAGAAAACACCACTCAATCCAAATCCCTGATTGAAAAAAGTGTTCTTGCCACCAAATCCAACAGCAAATCCCTAAAAAAACCTAGCTGGATTGATCAagaagacgacgacgacgatTTGGTGTCAGATTTCAGAGAACTCCCATCGAAATTCCAAGAATCAATCGTCCCAGATTTGGAGAAAATCTCCCAAACATCGAGAATCTACCTCACGAAATACAACAAAGAATTCACGAGAGGGTTCAAGCCCTACGTGGGCAACAAATACGCTTCAAAAATCGCATCTTTAGTCTCATTCACATTCATCATCATCCCACTCATTCTGGTCTCCTTGATGTTCAGCCGAATCAAAGCCTATTTCTCCATCCAGAAGCTCCTGATTTTCATCCAGAGTTATCTCTCCATCTACTTCACCATCCTCGCCCTCTCCTCCCTGGCTTCGGGGCTGGAGCCGCTGAGGTTTTTCTACTCTACTTCGCACTCCACCTACGTTTGCGTGCAAGTGTTGCAGACCTTGGCTTACGTGCTGTACCTCCTGCTGCTGCTCATGTACCTGATTCTCGTCTTCTCCACTGAGACCGGGCCCGTCACCAAGTTATTGGGCCTGGCCCAAACATTTGTGGGCTTTGCTGTGGGCCTTCATTATTACATGACGGTGTTTCACAGAGCTGTCATGCACCAGCCGCCCAAGACGAGCTGGAAGGCCCACGCGCTCTACGCCACGTGTTTCTTTCTTATTTGTCTGTTAGCTAGGGGCGATAGGCAGAAGAAGGCTTATTTGGAAGAGGGGGGCGATGAGGGTaaaaagagttga